The following coding sequences lie in one Salmo salar chromosome ssa13, Ssal_v3.1, whole genome shotgun sequence genomic window:
- the LOC106567371 gene encoding transcription factor HES-4-B, producing MPADTMEKQTASPIAGAPANGSHTPDKPKNASEHRKSSKPIMEKRRRARINESLGQLKTLILDALKKDSSRHSKLEKADILEMTVKHLRNLQRVQMTALSADTTVLSKYRAGFNECMNEVTRFLSTSEGVNTEVRSRLLNHLSGCLGQLIAMNYPQPTPNQQAHLAQPLHVQLPSTLPNSASMGSKLSPTEAMSPKVFGGFQLVPASDGQFAFLIPNPSFASASTPVIPLYANAGVPVTVNASPVHGSSAPVVGSPVHGMTSFSGVPQAVSPVGVCTGSESTEPVWRPW from the exons ATGCCAGCCGACACCATGGAGAAGCAAACGGCATCCCCTATTGCTGGTGCCCCTGCAAATGGATCCCATACTCCAGACAAACCTAAGAATGCCAGCGAGCATAGAAAG TCCTCAAAGCCCATCATGGAGAAACGTCGGAGGGCGAGGATAAACGAAAGCCTTGGCCAACTCAAGACTCTCATTCTCGATGCACTTAAAAAAGAT AGTTCCAGACATTCAAAGCTGGAGAAAGCCGATATTCTGGAGATGACAGTGAAGCATTTACGAAATTTACAGCGTGTGCAGATGACTG CGCTGTCAGCAGACACTACCGTCCTCAGTAAATACCGGGCGGGATTCAACGAATGCATGAACGAGGTCACCCGCTTCTTATCAACCAGCGAAGGGGTGAACACGGAGGTGAGGTCGCGGCTTCTAAACCACCTGTCTGGCTGCCTAGGGCAGTTGATCGCCATGAACTACCCCCAGCCAACCCCAAATCAACAGGCTCACCTCGCGCAGCCCCTTCACGTGCAGCTACCCTCTACCTTGCCCAACAGTGCCTCTATGGGCTCCAAACTCAGCCCCACCGAAGCCATGTCACCTAAAGTCTTCGGCGGGTTCCAGCTTGTGCCCGCCAGCGATGGACAGTTTGCTTTCCTGATTCCCAACCCTTCATTCGCCTCAGCATCAACCCCAGTCATCCCTCTGTACGCTAACGCAGGTGTGCCTGTGACAGTCAACGCCAGCCCTGTCCATGGCAGCTCTGCGCCAGTAGTGGGATCCCCTGTCCATGGGATGACATCATTCAGCGGTGTGCCTCAGGCGGTCAGCCCTGTCGGTGTCTGCACAGGTTCGGAGAGCACTGAGCCTGTTTGGCGACCCTGGTAG